From a single Lolium rigidum isolate FL_2022 chromosome 7, APGP_CSIRO_Lrig_0.1, whole genome shotgun sequence genomic region:
- the LOC124672478 gene encoding polyamine oxidase 4-like encodes MDPNSFKTGGLLLPTIERRCASPPSVIVIGGGISGIAAARVLSNSSFEVTVLESRDRIGGRVHTDYSFGCPIDMGASWLHGVSNENSLAPLIGHLGLRLYHTSGDNSVLYDHDLESCSLFDKNGLQVPTDTAAKVGLIFERILKETVKLRDEQEHDMPLQQAISMVLERHPDLKLEGLDDRVMQWCVCRLEAWFAADADEISLKNWDQEHVLTGGHGLMVDGYYPVIQALAQGLDIRLNQRVTKIARQYNGVTVTTEDGTQQSADACIITVPLGVLKANIIKFEPELPPWKSSAIADLGVGIENKVAMHFDKAFWPNVQVLGMVGPTPKTCGYFLNLHKATGNPVLVYMAAGRFAQEVEKLSDAEAVALVMAHLRTMVPGATEPTQYLVSRWGSDPNSLGSYSCDLVGKPSDVCERFSAPVDSLLYFAGEAASAEHSGAVHGAYSSGIDAAEECRTRLLMRKGVPDLVQVAAGCEEMAEVVAPLQICRT; translated from the exons ATGGATCCCAACAGCTTCAAAACCGGAG GCCTTTTGCTTCCAACAATCGAGAGGCGGTGCGCTTCGCCTCCATCGGTCATCGTGATCGGCGGTGGCATCTCGGGGATTGCGGCAGCCCGTGTCCTTTCCAATTCATCTTTTGAGGTGACTGTTCTGGAGTCGAGAGATCGTATCGGTGGCCGTGTTCACACCGACTACTCCTTCGGATGCCCCATTGATATGGGGGCCTCATG GTTGCATGGTGTTAGTAATGAGAATTCTCTAGCACCATTGATCGGCCATCTTGGGCTGAGGTTATATCACACTAGTGGTGACAACTCTGTTCTgtatgaccatgatttggaaag TTGTTCACTCTTTGATAAGAATGGCCTTCAAGTCCCAACGGACACAGCTGCTAAAGTTGGCTTAATTTTTGAGAGAATTCTTAAGGAG ACTGTGAAACTCCGTGATGAGCAGGAACATGACATGCCCCTTCAACAGGCAATCTCAATGGTGCTTGAGAGGCATCCTGATCTAAA GCTAGAAGGGCTAGATGATCGAGTCATGCAATGGTGTGTCTGCCGGCTGGAGGCATGGTTTGCTGCAGATGCAGATGAAATATCTCTGAAGAACTGGGATCAG GAACATGTTCTTACTGGTGGGCATGGTCTGATGGTTGATGGATACTATCCTGTAATTCAGGCTCTCGCTCAAGGTCTTGACATCCGTCTTAATCAGAG AGTAACCAAAATTGCCCGCCAATACAACGGAGTGACGGTCACCACCGAGGACGGCACGCAACAGTCGGCCGACGCCTGCATAATCACGGTGCCGCTAGGCGTGCTCAAGGCGAACATAATCAAGTTCGAGCCTGAACTCCCCCCATGGAAGAGCTCCGCCATCGCCGACCTCGGCGTCGGCATAGAGAACAAGGTGGCCATGCACTTCGACAAGGCCTTCTGGCCCAACGTGCAGGTGCTGGGGATGGTCGGCCCAACCCCGAAGACCTGCGGCTACTTCCTGAACCTCCACAAGGCCACCGGCAACCCGGTGCTTGTCTACATGGCCGCCGGCCGGTTCGCGCAGGAGGTGGAAAAGCTGTCGGACGCGGAGGCCGTGGCCCTCGTCATGGCTCACCTGCGGACGATGGTGCCCGGCGCCACTGAACCT ACGCAGTACCTGGTGTCGCGGTGGGGCTCGGACCCCAACTCCCTGGGCTCCTACTCGTGCGACCTGGTCGGGAAGCCGTCAGACGTGTGCGAGAGGTTCTCGGCGCCGGTGGACAGCCTGCTGTACTTCGCCGGGGAGGCGGCCAGCGCGGAGCACTCGGGCGCGGTGCACGGCGCCTACTCGTCTGGCATTGACGCGGCCGAGGAGTGCCGGACGCGGCTGCTGATGCGGAAGGGCGTGCCGGACCTCGTCCAGGTCGCCGCCGGCTGCGAGGAGATGGCCGAGGTCGTCGCCCCTCTCCAGATTTGCCGCAcctag
- the LOC124675014 gene encoding probable adenylate kinase 6, chloroplastic, giving the protein MSAMSRAIRALGGGAASRRNLSVAASKEAPALAAAGLVAGRKAGRRDPGEDGSRVQWVFLGCPGVGKGTYAGRLSRLLGVPHVATGDLVRDALASQDPLSKQLAEIVNHGKLVSDEIIINLLSKRLEEGEEKGELGFILDGFPRTIRQAEILEGVTDIDLVINLKLREEALLAKCIGRRKCSQCGGNFNVASIDIEGVNGGPRMYMPPLLPPPQCESKLITRADDTEEVVKERLRVYHDLCEPVEDFYRARGKLLEFNLPGGIPESWPKLLQALNIEDPDNKRSAAA; this is encoded by the exons ATGTCGGCGATGTCCCGCGCGATCCGGGCCTTGGGAGGCGGCGCCGCGTCCCGGCGGAACCTCTCCGTTGCGGCGTCCAAGGAGGCGCCCGCGCTGGCGGCGGCTGGGCTGGTGGCGGGGCGGAAGGCCGGACGACGGGATCCGGGGGAGGACGGGAGCCGCGTGCAGTGGGTGTTCCTGGGCTGCCCCGGGGTGGGCAAGGGCACCTACGCCGGCCGCCTCTCGCGGCTCCTCGGCGTGCCCCACGTCGCCACCGGCGACCTCGTCCGCGACGCCCTCGCCTCCCAAGACCCCCTCTCCAAGCAG CTTGCTGAAATTGTGAATCATGGAAAGCTGGTGTCTGATGAGATCATCATAAATCTCTTGTCAAAGCGActcgaggagggagaagaaaagggtgaattgGGTTTCATACTTGATGGATTTCCAAGAACTATAAGACAAGCG GAAATACTGGAGGGAGTCACGGATATTGATTTGGTAATCAATCTCAAACTTCGAGAAGAAGCTCTTCTTGCGAAATGCATTGGTAGAAGGAAGTGTAGCCAGTGTGGAGGAAACTTCAACGTGGCCTCCATCGACATTGAGGGCGTGAATGGTGGCCCTCGAATGTATATGCCTCCACTACTACCTCCTCCACAGTGCGAATCAAAGTTGATTACTAGAGCAGATGATACCGAAGAGGTGGTAAAGGAGCGATTGCGTGTCTACCATGATTTG TGTGAACCAGTGGAGGATTTCTACAGGGCACGCGGCAAACTCTTGGAGTTCAATTTACCAGGAGGAATTCCCGAATCATGGCCGAAACTACTGCAGGCTTTGAATATAGAAGACCCTGACAACAAAAGATCTGCTGCAGCATAG